A part of Candidatus Electrothrix aestuarii genomic DNA contains:
- a CDS encoding AAA family ATPase, which translates to MIITCDNCKTRYKVADDIINKPALKVRCHKCNHRFTVYKNDPADDSFLLQDEISPTDHRIITVSNQKGGVAKTTTCLNLAVSLARMGKRVLLVDFDVQANLTILLGFRKTRSFYELQSKEVADIGDVILHTKYPNLSLLPSNSKMALLKKRYLSQHNFEYILKNRLQEVEKDYDHIVIDTPPSIEFFTLNALIAAQLVVVPTTCEYLSMHGVSQISDIIKVLKGIEHDVEYKVLITMYDERKTSERVINEKIRRKYGAILCKTVIELDDKMQESHIVNLPIQYYDEESRSAVQYEALARELAG; encoded by the coding sequence ATGATTATAACATGCGACAATTGCAAGACCAGGTACAAGGTTGCAGACGACATAATTAATAAACCGGCATTGAAGGTGCGATGTCACAAGTGTAATCATAGATTCACGGTGTACAAAAATGATCCGGCAGACGATTCCTTTCTTTTACAGGATGAGATTTCTCCAACAGATCATCGTATCATTACTGTAAGTAATCAGAAGGGTGGGGTTGCGAAAACAACGACCTGTCTAAATCTGGCCGTGTCCTTGGCGCGCATGGGGAAACGAGTGCTGCTGGTAGACTTTGATGTGCAGGCTAACCTGACTATTTTATTGGGTTTTAGGAAAACCCGCTCTTTTTATGAATTGCAGAGTAAAGAGGTTGCTGATATAGGAGATGTTATTCTTCACACAAAATATCCCAACCTGTCTTTGCTGCCATCAAATAGCAAGATGGCCCTGCTAAAAAAGAGGTATCTCAGCCAGCATAATTTTGAGTACATTTTGAAGAATCGTCTACAGGAAGTAGAAAAAGATTATGATCATATCGTCATAGATACGCCACCATCCATCGAGTTTTTCACTTTAAATGCTCTTATTGCTGCGCAACTCGTTGTTGTACCCACCACATGTGAATATCTTTCTATGCATGGCGTGTCGCAGATTAGCGATATTATTAAGGTGTTAAAAGGGATTGAGCATGATGTTGAATACAAGGTTTTGATCACGATGTATGATGAGCGGAAAACATCTGAGCGGGTGATCAACGAAAAGATTCGTCGAAAATATGGGGCAATATTGTGCAAAACAGTTATAGAACTTGATGATAAAATGCAGGAGTCACATATCGTTAACCTCCCTATTCAATACTATGATGAAGAAAGCAGGTCTGCTGTACAGTATGAGGCCTTAGCGCGTGAGCTTGCTGGATAA
- a CDS encoding ABC transporter ATP-binding protein has translation MGHIQINNLCREFVNRRQKNRGEDGLSYGEKVSVLEDINIEVEEGEMVCFLGPSGCGKSTLLRIIAGFDKQTSGSILIDGKEISGPSSDNIFVFQHSGLLPWMTVWQNVELGLRHMEDAEEKQSEIQEYIEMVELDGFEGHYPGQLSGGMQRRAELARALAVNPDILIMDEPFSGLDFLTHMKMREEVVNMHQFLGKTILIVTHDIDDALIMGDRVVVFSKRPSQVKMNQKLDFPHPRIVFNKQTELSKLRDELFLMLGVSYAV, from the coding sequence ATGGGACATATTCAAATCAATAATCTGTGCAGAGAATTTGTCAACCGCAGACAAAAGAATCGTGGTGAAGATGGGCTTTCCTACGGAGAAAAGGTGTCCGTGCTTGAGGATATCAATATTGAAGTGGAAGAGGGGGAAATGGTTTGCTTCCTCGGTCCCTCCGGCTGCGGTAAATCAACCCTTCTCCGCATTATTGCTGGCTTTGACAAGCAGACTTCAGGATCAATCCTTATTGATGGTAAAGAAATAAGCGGTCCGAGTTCAGACAATATTTTTGTCTTTCAGCACAGCGGTCTCCTGCCGTGGATGACTGTCTGGCAGAACGTGGAGTTGGGGTTGCGCCATATGGAAGATGCTGAAGAAAAACAGTCTGAAATCCAGGAGTATATTGAGATGGTGGAGCTTGATGGTTTTGAGGGGCATTATCCTGGTCAACTCTCCGGGGGTATGCAGCGCCGGGCAGAGCTAGCCCGTGCCTTGGCTGTTAATCCTGATATTTTAATTATGGATGAACCCTTCAGCGGCCTTGACTTCCTTACCCACATGAAAATGCGTGAGGAAGTGGTTAACATGCATCAGTTTCTCGGCAAGACGATTCTTATAGTAACCCATGATATTGATGACGCGCTTATTATGGGAGATCGGGTCGTGGTCTTCAGTAAAAGGCCCTCACAGGTAAAAATGAATCAAAAACTGGATTTTCCCCATCCAAGGATTGTCTTTAATAAACAAACAGAGTTGAGCAAGCTCCGAGATGAATTGTTCTTAATGCTTGGAGTAAGCTATGCTGTCTAA
- a CDS encoding ABC transporter permease, giving the protein MKTDTHSTLTKSIAPVLSFTVLVLVWELTTRFSGWDKNVLPGPYKVLESMIELIADGSLFKHTVASLFRVTWGFYLAAILGIPLGIILGRSQIASILLNPIINFLRPISPLAWIPLAMLWFGIGDQPAVFLIFLASFFPIVVSTTVAVNSINPTYFYVAANFNFTRKEVIQKIVIPAIIPDIITALRLTVTIAWIVVVAAEMIAVQSGLGYLILDSRNGLRLDYVMDGMIVIGLIGLYLDYIMRRLGRIESASWGIGRA; this is encoded by the coding sequence ATGAAGACAGACACACATTCAACGCTTACCAAAAGCATCGCTCCGGTTCTGTCTTTTACAGTCCTGGTTTTAGTCTGGGAGCTTACAACTCGTTTCAGCGGATGGGATAAAAATGTGCTTCCCGGTCCGTACAAGGTGCTGGAAAGTATGATTGAACTGATTGCCGATGGTTCTCTATTCAAACACACGGTGGCCAGTTTGTTTCGAGTAACATGGGGATTTTATCTTGCCGCAATCTTGGGGATTCCTTTGGGAATCATTCTGGGAAGAAGCCAGATAGCCTCTATTCTGCTTAATCCGATTATCAATTTCCTGCGTCCCATATCTCCTCTGGCCTGGATTCCTTTGGCCATGCTCTGGTTCGGGATTGGTGATCAACCCGCAGTTTTTCTTATTTTTCTTGCAAGTTTTTTTCCTATTGTTGTCTCTACAACAGTAGCGGTGAATTCAATTAATCCTACGTACTTTTATGTTGCGGCTAATTTTAACTTTACCCGAAAAGAGGTGATTCAAAAAATAGTTATTCCAGCCATTATTCCCGATATTATTACAGCGTTGCGCCTGACTGTCACCATTGCTTGGATTGTTGTGGTTGCTGCCGAAATGATTGCCGTTCAATCGGGGCTCGGATATCTGATTCTTGATTCAAGAAACGGGTTGCGCTTGGACTATGTTATGGACGGAATGATCGTTATTGGCCTGATAGGCTTATACCTGGACTATATTATGCGCCGTCTCGGCAGGATTGAGTCTGCATCCTGGGGCATCGGAAGGGCGTAG
- a CDS encoding chemotaxis protein CheB yields the protein MKHPVGSGFVGEIEGLGLVDLVQFACLAGDDRKLSVLSEDNRGVLYFSDNEIVHAEFGELTGEEAFYRIMSWPSGTFSMLFASTNVRTIDSSWNFLLLEAARRIDEQYRSKMAPDEESLLPKVLVVDDSRFFTKAFIKLFEEQINAQVVGTATNGREALKFLEMQVPDLVTLDMTMPVMSGDVALKHIMIRSPAPVVLVSNFNDQHYSRMMDFMRYGCVDMVAKPTSPESWNLIGERLKYILNNVKEFSVDNVSRAKQLKQVEAGSKKKPEKKAEKLLLILGGLGGMLELQKIIPALQYDGEMAVLVFQNMYPGIVKYLTSYLDSFTHYATSSVLQANNLLGGQCLVGNCHGQREILFADGMPVLTGPKNDDELQEMNADSLLRSAAQIFGQKLSVLLLSGVEQDIKGGMEAVVTQGGKIILQDPDSSLLPRSLEQLRSFGMEECSLKPEEIAPYIASLI from the coding sequence ATGAAACATCCTGTTGGAAGCGGTTTTGTCGGTGAGATCGAGGGACTCGGCTTAGTGGATCTCGTACAGTTCGCCTGCCTTGCCGGAGATGACAGAAAATTGAGTGTGCTCAGCGAAGACAATCGAGGGGTTCTTTATTTTTCTGATAATGAAATTGTTCATGCTGAGTTCGGCGAACTCACTGGCGAAGAGGCATTTTACCGCATTATGAGCTGGCCTTCAGGCACCTTCAGTATGCTGTTTGCTTCAACCAATGTGCGTACCATAGATTCCTCATGGAATTTTCTCTTACTAGAGGCTGCTCGCCGTATTGACGAGCAGTACAGAAGTAAAATGGCACCTGATGAAGAGTCGCTACTCCCCAAGGTGCTGGTCGTGGATGACTCCCGTTTTTTTACCAAGGCCTTTATTAAGCTTTTTGAAGAGCAAATCAATGCTCAGGTCGTTGGAACCGCAACCAACGGAAGAGAGGCTCTGAAATTTCTTGAAATGCAGGTTCCAGACCTTGTCACCCTGGATATGACCATGCCCGTTATGAGTGGTGATGTTGCCTTGAAACACATTATGATCCGCTCCCCTGCGCCGGTTGTCTTGGTTAGTAATTTCAATGACCAGCACTATTCAAGAATGATGGATTTCATGCGCTATGGCTGTGTGGATATGGTTGCCAAGCCAACAAGTCCGGAATCCTGGAATCTGATCGGTGAACGTCTGAAGTACATTCTTAATAATGTAAAAGAATTCAGCGTTGATAACGTTAGTAGAGCAAAGCAATTAAAACAGGTCGAGGCTGGTAGCAAAAAGAAACCTGAGAAAAAAGCGGAGAAGTTGCTGCTTATTTTGGGTGGCCTGGGTGGCATGTTGGAATTGCAAAAGATTATTCCGGCACTCCAGTATGACGGCGAGATGGCTGTTTTGGTCTTCCAAAATATGTACCCTGGGATAGTCAAGTACCTGACGTCTTATCTTGATAGTTTTACCCATTACGCGACAAGCTCTGTTCTTCAAGCCAATAACCTCCTGGGAGGACAGTGTTTGGTTGGGAATTGTCATGGGCAGCGTGAAATACTTTTCGCTGATGGGATGCCGGTGCTGACCGGCCCGAAGAATGACGATGAACTGCAGGAAATGAATGCAGATAGCCTGCTACGTTCAGCTGCGCAAATATTCGGTCAGAAATTAAGCGTCCTCTTGCTTAGTGGTGTGGAGCAGGATATCAAAGGGGGGATGGAGGCTGTTGTCACCCAAGGCGGAAAGATAATTTTGCAGGATCCAGATTCCTCTCTCTTGCCGCGTTCCCTAGAGCAGCTTCGCAGCTTCGGTATGGAAGAATGCAGCTTAAAGCCCGAGGAGATAGCGCCCTATATTGCCAGCCTAATCTAG
- a CDS encoding HAMP domain-containing protein, with product MIKKVNKMFLKRFLPKSGLQRQLVFYIVFIGVVFLTMAVEMNGFLRGEKILGTLNGIISLELSENIVNQILLKVRVMLGNLLLAIGLVMMLFTKRIMFPLERIIEGTRAMSAGDFSTTLPEQSRDELGELARHINELNANEQELILLTRGMAEQLRQTLVEGEEGTKVADAVAMIDELEDALSEFGRSFYQC from the coding sequence TTGATAAAAAAAGTTAACAAGATGTTTCTCAAACGTTTTTTGCCTAAAAGCGGTCTGCAGCGCCAGTTGGTTTTTTACATTGTTTTTATTGGCGTTGTTTTTTTGACCATGGCCGTTGAAATGAACGGCTTCCTACGCGGCGAAAAAATTCTCGGCACACTCAATGGAATAATTTCATTGGAACTTTCAGAGAATATTGTGAATCAGATTCTTTTAAAAGTTCGTGTAATGTTAGGGAATTTATTGCTTGCCATAGGCTTGGTCATGATGCTTTTCACCAAGAGGATCATGTTTCCTCTGGAGCGTATTATTGAGGGAACCAGAGCTATGAGTGCAGGCGATTTCTCTACAACCCTGCCGGAGCAGAGCAGGGATGAGCTTGGGGAGTTGGCCCGTCATATTAATGAGCTGAATGCTAATGAGCAGGAGTTGATACTCTTGACCCGTGGAATGGCCGAGCAGCTCCGCCAGACCCTGGTAGAGGGAGAGGAAGGGACAAAGGTGGCTGATGCTGTAGCAATGATTGATGAGTTGGAAGATGCCTTATCAGAGTTTGGCAGGAGTTTTTACCAGTGTTAG
- a CDS encoding ABC transporter substrate-binding protein gives MLSKGGKKKVTLSRTLSFIVGSVVWAVLISGLHWWLNFEHGDQKIIKMGYMPVVTNMAAPLLDYASTKDSDVRFKALKFSSFAEMGEALRNDKIQVAFIIAPLAVVLRQQGADVKIVYIGNRHESTLVTRKDLHIKDLQGLAGKTVAVPMRFSGHNLSLLRLMEENNMRGEINIVELNPPDMASALASGSLDAYYVGEPFAVQTLKNGNSELLFNVEEVWPSFICNLVLVKQSLIEEDPDLVQKFVSGAVRSGIWAEKYPDEAAEIAARYWSQPVDLVKYALHASGGRTIFNQYLPKTEEMQEIADLMVRYKLIESNTIDGLVDQQFAQNVDTDHVETIDDILE, from the coding sequence ATGCTGTCTAAAGGCGGAAAAAAGAAGGTCACCTTATCTCGAACATTGAGCTTTATTGTCGGCAGTGTTGTTTGGGCTGTACTCATATCCGGGCTTCATTGGTGGTTAAACTTTGAACACGGTGACCAAAAGATTATAAAAATGGGCTATATGCCTGTAGTTACCAATATGGCGGCGCCCTTGCTGGACTATGCCAGTACCAAAGATAGTGATGTTCGCTTCAAGGCGTTGAAATTTAGTTCTTTTGCTGAGATGGGCGAAGCTCTGCGCAATGATAAGATTCAGGTGGCCTTCATTATCGCTCCCCTTGCAGTTGTTCTCCGCCAGCAGGGCGCGGATGTTAAGATTGTTTACATAGGCAATCGTCACGAAAGTACCCTGGTCACTCGAAAGGATTTACATATTAAGGACCTGCAAGGGCTTGCAGGTAAAACTGTTGCCGTACCCATGCGTTTTTCAGGACATAATCTCAGTCTGCTGCGCTTGATGGAAGAAAACAATATGCGGGGAGAGATCAATATTGTGGAACTGAATCCACCTGATATGGCCTCCGCCTTGGCCTCCGGCTCACTTGATGCCTATTATGTAGGGGAACCTTTTGCCGTCCAGACCTTGAAAAACGGCAACTCCGAACTCCTTTTTAATGTGGAGGAGGTGTGGCCGTCCTTTATCTGTAATTTGGTTCTTGTTAAGCAAAGTTTGATTGAGGAGGACCCCGATCTCGTGCAGAAATTTGTTAGCGGGGCCGTACGATCGGGGATATGGGCTGAAAAATATCCTGATGAAGCTGCCGAGATTGCAGCACGATATTGGTCGCAGCCAGTTGACTTGGTGAAATATGCCTTACACGCATCGGGAGGGCGAACAATTTTTAACCAATATTTGCCGAAAACAGAGGAAATGCAGGAGATAGCAGATCTCATGGTGCGTTACAAGCTCATTGAGAGTAATACAATTGATGGCTTAGTGGACCAGCAGTTTGCTCAGAATGTTGATACCGATCATGTTGAAACAATAGATGATATTCTTGAGTAA
- a CDS encoding chemotaxis protein CheB codes for MNKKLKVLVVDDATFMTKAISDLLESDPDIEVIGVANNGLEGLEKIKELKPDVITLDIDMPIMDGLQAVRHIMIESPVPIVVLSSLFSDGSITFEALRLGVVDFVAKPSGAISSDIHTAKQHIVDRIKLASEVNFQNIRRVRVNKQKKDEGLADLYGFHPLDYIIAIGTSLTGPNTFIRLMTRISAGLPTAAVILLEISPKILAAFAEKFNEFVHWKIEVARQGTVLEQGVCYIQSNMSSLTVGLNENGDPCFQLGERVEKPLDTFFKSAAEVFRENTVGVLLTGYGDDGSDGFAVIREKSGKTIAQSADTCVYPNLTDTAIKRKRVDVVAEEAQLADAIESVIR; via the coding sequence ATGAATAAAAAATTAAAGGTTCTTGTTGTTGATGATGCAACCTTTATGACCAAGGCCATTAGTGATCTGCTGGAGTCAGATCCTGATATCGAGGTTATCGGAGTCGCAAATAATGGTTTAGAAGGGCTTGAAAAGATAAAGGAATTAAAGCCTGACGTGATAACTCTTGATATTGACATGCCGATTATGGATGGTTTACAGGCTGTCCGACATATCATGATCGAGTCTCCTGTGCCCATAGTTGTTCTGAGTTCACTCTTCAGTGACGGTTCTATTACCTTTGAAGCACTCCGTCTCGGTGTTGTTGATTTTGTTGCCAAACCTTCCGGGGCTATATCAAGTGATATCCATACAGCCAAGCAGCATATAGTTGATCGGATTAAACTCGCCTCTGAGGTTAATTTTCAGAACATCCGTCGTGTACGGGTGAATAAACAGAAAAAAGATGAAGGCTTGGCTGATCTGTATGGGTTCCATCCTCTTGATTACATTATTGCCATAGGGACATCGCTTACAGGCCCAAATACTTTTATTCGCCTGATGACCAGGATTAGTGCTGGCCTTCCGACAGCAGCAGTTATTCTTTTAGAAATTTCTCCTAAAATACTTGCTGCCTTTGCGGAAAAATTTAATGAATTTGTCCACTGGAAAATTGAAGTTGCGCGTCAGGGAACGGTTTTAGAGCAAGGTGTCTGTTATATTCAATCGAATATGTCCTCTTTGACGGTAGGGTTGAACGAAAACGGAGACCCTTGCTTTCAGCTTGGAGAACGGGTTGAAAAACCACTGGATACCTTTTTTAAATCAGCTGCTGAAGTCTTTCGCGAGAATACCGTTGGCGTATTGCTTACTGGATACGGGGATGATGGTTCTGACGGATTTGCTGTGATTCGGGAAAAATCCGGTAAAACCATAGCCCAAAGTGCGGATACCTGCGTTTATCCTAACTTGACCGATACAGCTATTAAACGAAAACGGGTTGATGTGGTTGCTGAAGAGGCGCAGCTTGCGGATGCAATTGAGTCCGTTATTCGATAG
- a CDS encoding PilZ domain-containing protein gives MIQSEMVYTTENCRRNSPRFDKQVKLTVGKLSYPMNNVDMKIGYTSNVSETGICFTCDELFENGTVIQLVVELVGWQHYLQTTSAIIDSDTVSKPLTAIAEVVWSKKLTDSEDMYAVGVLFKDIYEDDLQAFKKYLRKMLDKKS, from the coding sequence ATGATTCAGAGTGAGATGGTATATACAACAGAAAATTGCAGACGAAATTCTCCACGTTTTGATAAACAGGTAAAATTGACTGTTGGTAAGCTTTCATATCCGATGAACAATGTGGATATGAAAATCGGCTATACCAGCAATGTCTCGGAAACAGGAATTTGCTTCACCTGCGATGAGCTCTTCGAGAACGGAACTGTTATTCAGCTCGTTGTTGAACTTGTGGGCTGGCAACATTATTTGCAGACTACTTCTGCCATCATTGATTCGGATACTGTTTCAAAACCCTTGACAGCTATCGCTGAGGTGGTTTGGTCCAAGAAATTGACTGATAGTGAAGATATGTATGCAGTCGGTGTGTTATTCAAGGATATTTACGAGGATGATCTTCAGGCTTTTAAAAAATATCTGAGGAAAATGCTTGATAAAAAAAGTTAA
- a CDS encoding sulfite exporter TauE/SafE family protein, giving the protein MLEYWQMLPIGVVIASIAMFFGLGGGVLWMPVLLMSTDLEPKGAVVCTIVIQFFGQLSATHSNNQAGLIDWRLVCLLMAFGIPAVIFGVLFSFLLHPVWIELVLGLTIFFIAYVFLRGDDFFVTGSDQADLEAARRGRMITMFGSVLTGFLGVGVGDWLVPFFNMRCKLAMVRSVATSIALMMILSSTALGVHILFGHTIEWRVAIPGTLGVLLGAQVGSRLLRRVPETHFKEFFVLMLVFIATHVTFNAL; this is encoded by the coding sequence GTGTTAGAATACTGGCAGATGCTGCCTATCGGCGTGGTGATCGCTTCGATTGCCATGTTTTTTGGTTTAGGCGGAGGTGTCCTGTGGATGCCTGTTCTGTTGATGAGCACCGATTTGGAGCCAAAGGGTGCGGTTGTATGCACTATTGTCATTCAGTTTTTTGGTCAGCTTAGTGCAACCCATAGCAATAATCAAGCAGGCTTGATTGACTGGCGCCTTGTTTGTTTGTTGATGGCCTTTGGTATTCCCGCTGTTATTTTTGGAGTTCTGTTCTCCTTCCTTTTGCACCCAGTATGGATAGAGCTGGTTCTCGGGTTGACAATTTTTTTTATTGCCTATGTTTTTTTGCGCGGCGATGATTTTTTTGTTACCGGCTCAGACCAAGCAGACCTTGAGGCTGCGCGTCGTGGCCGCATGATAACTATGTTCGGCAGTGTGTTAACCGGGTTTCTTGGTGTAGGTGTGGGCGATTGGCTGGTTCCTTTCTTTAATATGCGTTGTAAACTTGCTATGGTTCGTTCGGTTGCGACCAGTATAGCCTTGATGATGATTCTCTCAAGCACCGCATTGGGAGTACATATACTTTTTGGGCATACTATTGAGTGGCGGGTTGCGATTCCAGGAACTCTTGGCGTTCTGCTTGGAGCGCAGGTGGGCTCAAGATTATTGCGAAGAGTACCTGAAACTCATTTTAAGGAGTTCTTTGTTTTGATGTTGGTTTTTATTGCAACCCATGTCACCTTTAATGCGTTGTGA